In one window of Terriglobales bacterium DNA:
- a CDS encoding NAD(P)-dependent oxidoreductase encodes MRVAFLGLGIMGRPMAANLVKAGHEVTVWNRTPGKAVDGAQSAATPAEAAAEKEVVWLCVSDTTAVDDVLFGAGGAQHSLREGMIVADSSTISPARTVEIAAQLAERGVAHVDAPVTGSKIGAESAQLIFIAGGEEQTIARLQPLFSAMGKAVKHMGGHSMGQAAKLAMNLQIALIFQGFAEGLALATKLGVEPARLIDLIQSTMIRSGVTDYKAPFVLRRDYSPNFPLRLMHKDIHLILDAAREARVKLPGIETVDEVYEVAHDEGMDDLDYAATLTLLEKWAGIAVGTHA; translated from the coding sequence ATGCGCGTCGCATTCTTAGGTCTGGGCATCATGGGCCGCCCGATGGCGGCCAACCTCGTCAAAGCCGGCCACGAAGTCACGGTCTGGAACCGCACGCCCGGGAAGGCCGTCGACGGCGCGCAGTCCGCCGCGACTCCCGCCGAAGCTGCCGCGGAAAAAGAAGTCGTGTGGCTCTGCGTCTCCGACACGACCGCGGTCGACGATGTCCTGTTCGGCGCCGGCGGCGCGCAGCATTCGCTGCGCGAGGGCATGATCGTCGCCGACTCCAGCACCATCTCGCCCGCGCGGACCGTCGAGATCGCGGCACAGCTTGCCGAGCGCGGAGTCGCGCACGTCGACGCTCCCGTCACGGGCTCCAAGATCGGCGCCGAGAGCGCGCAGCTCATCTTCATTGCCGGCGGGGAAGAGCAGACCATCGCCCGCCTTCAGCCACTGTTCTCCGCGATGGGCAAAGCGGTCAAGCACATGGGCGGGCACTCCATGGGACAGGCCGCCAAACTCGCCATGAACCTGCAGATCGCGCTCATCTTCCAAGGCTTCGCCGAGGGCCTGGCGCTCGCGACCAAGCTCGGCGTCGAGCCCGCGCGCCTCATCGACCTCATCCAGTCCACCATGATCCGCTCGGGCGTCACCGACTACAAGGCGCCGTTCGTGCTCCGGCGCGACTACTCGCCCAATTTCCCGCTCCGCCTCATGCACAAGGACATCCACCTCATCCTCGACGCCGCGCGCGAAGCCCGCGTCAAGCTGCCGGGCATCGAGACCGTCGACGAGGTCTATGAGGTCGCGCACGACGAGGGCATGGACGACCTCGACTACGCCGCCACGCTCACCCTGCTGGAGAAGTGGGCCGGCATCGCGGTCGGAACACACGCCTGA
- a CDS encoding fatty acid desaturase, whose amino-acid sequence MTSLAFDANGKLKVSWITTIFMTIFHAGAIVALFFFSWTNLWVALLLLWISGSLGIGLSYHRLLTHRGFQVPRWLECFLAICGTLALEGGPIFWVATHRKHHQWSDQPGDPHSPRDGVWWSHMGWILFGEALHADNQKLARYAPDLTKDKFYMTLTKWHWVPQVLLGVTLLALGGWTMVLWGIFLRVTVGLHFTWLVNSATHLWGYRRYTTKDDSRNLWWVAAVSWGEGWHNNHHANPTSARHGLAWYEIDVNYMTIRFLELVGLAKKVKVVKLQPQLAAPDKDEEAVEVGAAAYGD is encoded by the coding sequence ATGACCTCTCTCGCGTTCGACGCCAATGGCAAGCTGAAAGTCAGCTGGATCACCACCATCTTCATGACCATCTTCCACGCCGGCGCCATTGTCGCGCTCTTCTTCTTCTCGTGGACGAACCTGTGGGTGGCGCTCCTGCTGCTCTGGATCTCCGGCAGCTTGGGCATCGGCCTCTCGTACCACCGCCTGCTCACGCATCGCGGCTTCCAGGTCCCGCGCTGGCTCGAGTGTTTCCTCGCCATCTGCGGCACGCTCGCCCTCGAAGGCGGCCCCATCTTCTGGGTCGCGACTCATCGCAAGCATCATCAGTGGAGCGACCAGCCCGGCGACCCGCATTCCCCGCGCGACGGCGTCTGGTGGTCGCACATGGGCTGGATCCTGTTCGGCGAGGCGCTGCACGCCGACAACCAGAAGCTCGCGCGCTACGCTCCCGACCTCACCAAAGACAAGTTCTACATGACGCTGACCAAGTGGCACTGGGTCCCGCAGGTGCTCCTCGGGGTCACGTTGCTCGCCCTCGGCGGCTGGACCATGGTCCTCTGGGGCATCTTCCTCCGCGTGACCGTCGGCCTGCACTTCACCTGGCTCGTCAACTCGGCCACCCACCTCTGGGGCTACCGCCGCTACACGACGAAGGACGACTCCCGCAACCTGTGGTGGGTCGCCGCCGTCAGCTGGGGCGAGGGCTGGCACAACAACCACCACGCCAACCCGACCTCCGCGCGCCACGGCCTGGCCTGGTACGAGATCGACGTCAACTACATGACCATCCGCTTCCTCGAGCTCGTCGGCCTGGCCAAGAAGGTCAAGGTCGTGAAGCTGCAGCCGCAGCTCGCCGCCCCCGACAAGGATGAGGAAGCTGTCGAGGTCGGAGCCGCCGCCTACGGCGACTAG
- a CDS encoding HAMP domain-containing sensor histidine kinase codes for MQPSTRRRSIAVFISLGVVLTAIAVTLNVSWIALHWQRIGLTLMGIIFFGVLIAGMVVYTVFLVREIRRNEQHESFINAVTHELKTPIASLRLYLETLKTRQLEEPQRQEFYDIMLADTSRLLHTVEQVLRAGRAGQRGRSLTRMEIDLSEVAAESVDLARKQYHLASDRMQFTVMRNGNEGSTTVIGDPEELRAALSNLIDNAVKYSGEDVRVRVEVEPRGDSVLLRVHDSGIGIAPDELKHVFKRFYRVPGQFMARVKGTGLGLFIVHSVVEKHGGKVEAWSNGPDRGSTFTIRLPKAYA; via the coding sequence ATGCAGCCCTCGACCCGGCGCCGCTCCATCGCGGTCTTCATCTCGCTGGGCGTGGTGTTGACCGCCATCGCGGTCACGCTCAACGTCAGCTGGATCGCCCTGCACTGGCAGCGCATCGGCCTCACGCTGATGGGCATCATCTTCTTCGGGGTGCTCATCGCCGGCATGGTGGTCTACACCGTGTTCCTGGTGCGTGAGATCCGCCGCAACGAGCAGCACGAGAGCTTCATCAACGCCGTCACGCACGAGCTCAAGACCCCCATCGCCTCCCTCCGCCTCTACCTCGAGACGCTGAAGACGCGCCAGCTCGAGGAGCCGCAGCGCCAGGAGTTCTACGACATCATGCTGGCCGACACTTCGCGGCTGCTCCACACCGTGGAGCAGGTGCTGCGCGCCGGCCGCGCCGGCCAGAGGGGCCGCTCGCTCACCCGCATGGAGATCGACCTGAGCGAGGTCGCCGCCGAGTCCGTGGACCTCGCGCGCAAGCAATATCACCTCGCCTCCGACCGCATGCAGTTCACCGTCATGCGCAACGGCAATGAGGGTTCCACCACCGTCATCGGCGACCCCGAGGAACTGCGGGCCGCGCTCAGCAACCTTATCGACAACGCGGTGAAGTATTCCGGCGAAGACGTCCGCGTGCGCGTCGAGGTCGAGCCGCGCGGCGACAGCGTGCTGCTGCGCGTGCACGACTCCGGCATCGGCATCGCCCCCGACGAGCTCAAGCACGTCTTCAAGCGCTTCTACCGCGTCCCCGGACAGTTCATGGCCCGCGTCAAGGGCACCGGCCTCGGCCTTTTCATCGTGCACTCCGTCGTCGAGAAGCATGGCGGCAAGGTCGAAGCCTGGAGCAACGGGCCCGACCGCGGCTCCACCTTCACCATCCGCCTGCCGAAGGCCTACGCATGA
- a CDS encoding response regulator transcription factor, translating into MSAILIVEDEKHLADGLRFNLEAEGFRVTIAPDGEKALQLVGKNGGFHAVVLDVMLPGIDGFEVVAALRKRGHLLPVLMLTARGRPEDVLKGFESGADDYLPKPFDLAILLARLQALLRRHEWAHRAAPAPDAKPRRKEDVFRFDGRKIDFAALELETGGQTIPLTQMEAELLRYLVQHAGQVVPRKDILQDVWNLAEDTDTRAIDNFIVRLRKYIEPEPARPRFLQTVRGVGYRFVPKP; encoded by the coding sequence ATGAGCGCCATCCTCATCGTCGAAGACGAGAAGCATCTGGCCGACGGCCTGCGCTTCAATCTGGAGGCGGAAGGCTTCCGGGTCACCATCGCTCCCGACGGCGAAAAAGCGCTGCAACTGGTGGGGAAGAACGGTGGCTTCCACGCCGTCGTGCTCGATGTGATGCTCCCGGGCATCGACGGCTTCGAAGTGGTCGCGGCGTTGCGCAAGCGCGGCCACCTGCTGCCGGTGCTGATGCTCACCGCGCGCGGCCGCCCCGAAGACGTGCTGAAAGGGTTCGAGTCCGGCGCCGACGATTACCTGCCCAAGCCCTTCGACCTCGCCATCCTGCTCGCGCGGCTGCAGGCCCTGCTGCGCCGGCATGAGTGGGCTCATCGCGCGGCGCCCGCGCCCGACGCGAAGCCTCGCCGCAAGGAAGACGTCTTCCGCTTCGACGGCCGCAAGATCGACTTCGCCGCGCTCGAGCTCGAGACCGGCGGCCAGACCATCCCGCTCACCCAGATGGAAGCCGAGCTGCTCCGCTACCTGGTGCAACACGCCGGCCAGGTCGTCCCGCGCAAGGACATCCTGCAGGACGTCTGGAACCTCGCCGAAGACACCGACACCCGCGCCATCGACAACTTCATCGTCCGCCTGCGCAAGTACATCGAGCCGGAACCAGCGCGGCCGCGCTTCCTCCAGACCGTCCGCGGCGTCGGCTACCGCTTCGTGCCGAAACCCTAG